The Triticum aestivum cultivar Chinese Spring chromosome 3A, IWGSC CS RefSeq v2.1, whole genome shotgun sequence genome includes a region encoding these proteins:
- the LOC123059363 gene encoding B3 domain-containing protein Os03g0619600 isoform X4, whose product MEEETTFQDLLGFEFFLILLPNFLKKLRLPDKFAKVLDGRELQEVKLREDGRRRHLWDMEVVLDAEGHMYLGHGWEQFARAHGLRLGHFLVISYDSHVVLTVKVFDQSMCRRHYQHDNDASSASTSDSGSTVQGAEGEGEVPPQTGAEEDDGEQVIYKMSNPCDSDGSQKGRCYSSEELSAEDSPSVDNSVEPANLQTVSNNYVISAQCYPTKAQKVKIDALIEKIQPKITVLVVQMKKTNAKRHGTLVIQKDYAREHFPCEDTTVILQLPGKKKHWKCTFHITPSGMPDAGRRNLNLRNFSCDNHVSTGDICLFQPMTNVKHRRFRVTVHLLHKASIAHYPGGRTDIVSNHGSTSATMGGVKEEPPTDGEVYSSEHEQCKVSEDSQGASESLFILADRACLTPAQYLKCLGKVEEIKFKPPFYVSIVSKSMRQFPMLYAARYLLQKFAAGHHDGNNSSISLVLQREGKSRSWTTKLNYRHRTLDTTNRMGIYKGWESFAHDNHLREGDLCLFKLMDNEEQLTMMVYIVRR is encoded by the exons ATGGAAGAGGAGACAACCTTTCAAGACTTGTTGGGTTTCGAGTTCTTCCTGATCCTACTCCCGAATTTCTTGAAGAAACTG aggctgccagacaagtTTGCCAAGGTGCTCGACGGCCGTGAGCTTCAGGAAGTGAAGCTGAGGGAGGACGGGCGcaggcgtcacttgtgggacatggaaGTAGTGTTGGACgcggagggccacatgtacctgggGCATGGATGGGAGCAGTTCGCCCGTGCTCACGGCCTGCGGCTCGGGCACTTCCTCGTCATAAGCTATGACAGCCATGTCGTGCTAACCGTGAAGGTGTTCGACCAGAGCATGTGCCGCAGGCACTACCAGCACGACAACGATGCCA GCAGTGCGAGCACCAGTGACAGTGGCAGCACCGTG CAGGGAGCAGAGGGAGAAGGGGAAGTGCCACCGCAGACAGGGGCAGAGGAAGACGATGGGGAGCAG GTCATATACAAGATGAGTAATCCATGCGATTCAGATGGAAGCCAGAAGGGAAGATGTTATTCTTCTGAGGAATTGTCAG CAGAAGACAGTCCATCTGTAGACAATTCTGTGGAGCCAGCTAATCTACAGACGGTTTCGAATAACTATGTCATATCAGCGCAGTGCTATCCTACAAAAGCACAGAAGGTGAAAATAGAcgcacttatagagaaaattcaacctaaaatCACAGTGCTAGTTGTACAGATGAAGAAGACGAATGCAAAACGGCATGGCACTCTG GTAATACAAAAGGATTATGCACGCGAGCACTTTCCATGTGAAGACACAACTGTCATACTCCAGCTGCCTGGGAAGAAAAAGCATTGGAAATGCACATTCCACATCACGCCATCTGGCATGCCTGATGCAGGTCGGCGCAACCTCAATTTGCGCAACTTTTCCTGTGACAATCATGTGAGTACTGGTGATATCTGCCTCTTTCAACCAATGACAAATGTTAAGCACAGAAGATTCAGAGTGACAGTCCATCTCCTTCACAAAGCGAGCATTGCGCATTACCCTGGTGGAAGAACTGACATTGTCTCGAATCATGGAAGTACAAGTGCCACGATGGGCGGTGTGAAGGAGGAACCACCTACCGATG GTGAAGTGTACTCTTCAGAACATGAACAATGTAAAGTCTCTGAGGATTCCCAGGGAGCTTCCGAGAGTCTCTTCATCCTGGCTGACAGAGCTTGTCTAACACCAGCACAGTATTTGAAATGTCTGGGGAAAGTTGAGGAGATTAAGTTCAAACCGCCCTTTTATGTTTCTATCGTGAGCAAGAGCATGCGTCAGTTTCCCATGCTA TACGCAGCCAGATATCTGCTTCAGAAGTTTGCTGCTGGCCATCATGATGGAAATAATAGTTCAATCAGTTTGGTGCTTCAGCGGGAGGGGAAGAGCAGATCATGGACTACCAAGCTGAATTATAGGCATCGCACGCTAGACACGACCAACCGGATGGGCATTTACAAAGGATGGGAGTCTTTTGCCCACGACAACCACCTGCGGGAGGGGGACCTCTGTCTCTTCAAGCTGATGGATAACGAGGAGCAGCTGACGATGATGGTCTACATCGTCCGCCGCTAG
- the LOC123059363 gene encoding B3 domain-containing protein Os03g0620400 isoform X3, whose translation MEEETTFQDLLGFEFFLILLPNFLKKLRLPDKFAKVLDGRELQEVKLREDGRRRHLWDMEVVLDAEGHMYLGHGWEQFARAHGLRLGHFLVISYDSHVVLTVKVFDQSMCRRHYQHDNDASSASTSDSGSTVGAEGEGEVPPQTGAEEDDGEQVIYKMSNPCDSDGSQKGRCYSSEELSEDSPSVDNSVEPANLQTVSNNYVISAQCYPTKAQKVKIDALIEKIQPKITVLVVQMKKTNAKRHGTLVIQKDYAREHFPCEDTTVILQLPGKKKHWKCTFHITPSGMPDAGRRNLNLRNFSCDNHVSTGDICLFQPMTNVKHRRFRVTVHLLHKASIAHYPGGRTDIVSNHGSTSATMGGVKEEPPTDGEVYSSEHEQCKVSEDSQGASESLFILADRACLTPAQYLKCLGKVEEIKFKPPFYVSIVSKSMRQFPMLNFVWQYAARYLLQKFAAGHHDGNNSSISLVLQREGKSRSWTTKLNYRHRTLDTTNRMGIYKGWESFAHDNHLREGDLCLFKLMDNEEQLTMMVYIVRR comes from the exons ATGGAAGAGGAGACAACCTTTCAAGACTTGTTGGGTTTCGAGTTCTTCCTGATCCTACTCCCGAATTTCTTGAAGAAACTG aggctgccagacaagtTTGCCAAGGTGCTCGACGGCCGTGAGCTTCAGGAAGTGAAGCTGAGGGAGGACGGGCGcaggcgtcacttgtgggacatggaaGTAGTGTTGGACgcggagggccacatgtacctgggGCATGGATGGGAGCAGTTCGCCCGTGCTCACGGCCTGCGGCTCGGGCACTTCCTCGTCATAAGCTATGACAGCCATGTCGTGCTAACCGTGAAGGTGTTCGACCAGAGCATGTGCCGCAGGCACTACCAGCACGACAACGATGCCA GCAGTGCGAGCACCAGTGACAGTGGCAGCACCGTG GGAGCAGAGGGAGAAGGGGAAGTGCCACCGCAGACAGGGGCAGAGGAAGACGATGGGGAGCAG GTCATATACAAGATGAGTAATCCATGCGATTCAGATGGAAGCCAGAAGGGAAGATGTTATTCTTCTGAGGAATTGTCAG AAGACAGTCCATCTGTAGACAATTCTGTGGAGCCAGCTAATCTACAGACGGTTTCGAATAACTATGTCATATCAGCGCAGTGCTATCCTACAAAAGCACAGAAGGTGAAAATAGAcgcacttatagagaaaattcaacctaaaatCACAGTGCTAGTTGTACAGATGAAGAAGACGAATGCAAAACGGCATGGCACTCTG GTAATACAAAAGGATTATGCACGCGAGCACTTTCCATGTGAAGACACAACTGTCATACTCCAGCTGCCTGGGAAGAAAAAGCATTGGAAATGCACATTCCACATCACGCCATCTGGCATGCCTGATGCAGGTCGGCGCAACCTCAATTTGCGCAACTTTTCCTGTGACAATCATGTGAGTACTGGTGATATCTGCCTCTTTCAACCAATGACAAATGTTAAGCACAGAAGATTCAGAGTGACAGTCCATCTCCTTCACAAAGCGAGCATTGCGCATTACCCTGGTGGAAGAACTGACATTGTCTCGAATCATGGAAGTACAAGTGCCACGATGGGCGGTGTGAAGGAGGAACCACCTACCGATG GTGAAGTGTACTCTTCAGAACATGAACAATGTAAAGTCTCTGAGGATTCCCAGGGAGCTTCCGAGAGTCTCTTCATCCTGGCTGACAGAGCTTGTCTAACACCAGCACAGTATTTGAAATGTCTGGGGAAAGTTGAGGAGATTAAGTTCAAACCGCCCTTTTATGTTTCTATCGTGAGCAAGAGCATGCGTCAGTTTCCCATGCTA AACTTTGTCTGGCAGTACGCAGCCAGATATCTGCTTCAGAAGTTTGCTGCTGGCCATCATGATGGAAATAATAGTTCAATCAGTTTGGTGCTTCAGCGGGAGGGGAAGAGCAGATCATGGACTACCAAGCTGAATTATAGGCATCGCACGCTAGACACGACCAACCGGATGGGCATTTACAAAGGATGGGAGTCTTTTGCCCACGACAACCACCTGCGGGAGGGGGACCTCTGTCTCTTCAAGCTGATGGATAACGAGGAGCAGCTGACGATGATGGTCTACATCGTCCGCCGCTAG
- the LOC123059363 gene encoding B3 domain-containing protein Os03g0620400 isoform X2 codes for MEEETTFQDLLGFEFFLILLPNFLKKLRLPDKFAKVLDGRELQEVKLREDGRRRHLWDMEVVLDAEGHMYLGHGWEQFARAHGLRLGHFLVISYDSHVVLTVKVFDQSMCRRHYQHDNDASSASTSDSGSTVQGAEGEGEVPPQTGAEEDDGEQVIYKMSNPCDSDGSQKGRCYSSEELSEDSPSVDNSVEPANLQTVSNNYVISAQCYPTKAQKVKIDALIEKIQPKITVLVVQMKKTNAKRHGTLVIQKDYAREHFPCEDTTVILQLPGKKKHWKCTFHITPSGMPDAGRRNLNLRNFSCDNHVSTGDICLFQPMTNVKHRRFRVTVHLLHKASIAHYPGGRTDIVSNHGSTSATMGGVKEEPPTDGEVYSSEHEQCKVSEDSQGASESLFILADRACLTPAQYLKCLGKVEEIKFKPPFYVSIVSKSMRQFPMLNFVWQYAARYLLQKFAAGHHDGNNSSISLVLQREGKSRSWTTKLNYRHRTLDTTNRMGIYKGWESFAHDNHLREGDLCLFKLMDNEEQLTMMVYIVRR; via the exons ATGGAAGAGGAGACAACCTTTCAAGACTTGTTGGGTTTCGAGTTCTTCCTGATCCTACTCCCGAATTTCTTGAAGAAACTG aggctgccagacaagtTTGCCAAGGTGCTCGACGGCCGTGAGCTTCAGGAAGTGAAGCTGAGGGAGGACGGGCGcaggcgtcacttgtgggacatggaaGTAGTGTTGGACgcggagggccacatgtacctgggGCATGGATGGGAGCAGTTCGCCCGTGCTCACGGCCTGCGGCTCGGGCACTTCCTCGTCATAAGCTATGACAGCCATGTCGTGCTAACCGTGAAGGTGTTCGACCAGAGCATGTGCCGCAGGCACTACCAGCACGACAACGATGCCA GCAGTGCGAGCACCAGTGACAGTGGCAGCACCGTG CAGGGAGCAGAGGGAGAAGGGGAAGTGCCACCGCAGACAGGGGCAGAGGAAGACGATGGGGAGCAG GTCATATACAAGATGAGTAATCCATGCGATTCAGATGGAAGCCAGAAGGGAAGATGTTATTCTTCTGAGGAATTGTCAG AAGACAGTCCATCTGTAGACAATTCTGTGGAGCCAGCTAATCTACAGACGGTTTCGAATAACTATGTCATATCAGCGCAGTGCTATCCTACAAAAGCACAGAAGGTGAAAATAGAcgcacttatagagaaaattcaacctaaaatCACAGTGCTAGTTGTACAGATGAAGAAGACGAATGCAAAACGGCATGGCACTCTG GTAATACAAAAGGATTATGCACGCGAGCACTTTCCATGTGAAGACACAACTGTCATACTCCAGCTGCCTGGGAAGAAAAAGCATTGGAAATGCACATTCCACATCACGCCATCTGGCATGCCTGATGCAGGTCGGCGCAACCTCAATTTGCGCAACTTTTCCTGTGACAATCATGTGAGTACTGGTGATATCTGCCTCTTTCAACCAATGACAAATGTTAAGCACAGAAGATTCAGAGTGACAGTCCATCTCCTTCACAAAGCGAGCATTGCGCATTACCCTGGTGGAAGAACTGACATTGTCTCGAATCATGGAAGTACAAGTGCCACGATGGGCGGTGTGAAGGAGGAACCACCTACCGATG GTGAAGTGTACTCTTCAGAACATGAACAATGTAAAGTCTCTGAGGATTCCCAGGGAGCTTCCGAGAGTCTCTTCATCCTGGCTGACAGAGCTTGTCTAACACCAGCACAGTATTTGAAATGTCTGGGGAAAGTTGAGGAGATTAAGTTCAAACCGCCCTTTTATGTTTCTATCGTGAGCAAGAGCATGCGTCAGTTTCCCATGCTA AACTTTGTCTGGCAGTACGCAGCCAGATATCTGCTTCAGAAGTTTGCTGCTGGCCATCATGATGGAAATAATAGTTCAATCAGTTTGGTGCTTCAGCGGGAGGGGAAGAGCAGATCATGGACTACCAAGCTGAATTATAGGCATCGCACGCTAGACACGACCAACCGGATGGGCATTTACAAAGGATGGGAGTCTTTTGCCCACGACAACCACCTGCGGGAGGGGGACCTCTGTCTCTTCAAGCTGATGGATAACGAGGAGCAGCTGACGATGATGGTCTACATCGTCCGCCGCTAG
- the LOC123059363 gene encoding B3 domain-containing protein Os03g0619600 isoform X1: MEEETTFQDLLGFEFFLILLPNFLKKLRLPDKFAKVLDGRELQEVKLREDGRRRHLWDMEVVLDAEGHMYLGHGWEQFARAHGLRLGHFLVISYDSHVVLTVKVFDQSMCRRHYQHDNDASSASTSDSGSTVQGAEGEGEVPPQTGAEEDDGEQVIYKMSNPCDSDGSQKGRCYSSEELSAEDSPSVDNSVEPANLQTVSNNYVISAQCYPTKAQKVKIDALIEKIQPKITVLVVQMKKTNAKRHGTLVIQKDYAREHFPCEDTTVILQLPGKKKHWKCTFHITPSGMPDAGRRNLNLRNFSCDNHVSTGDICLFQPMTNVKHRRFRVTVHLLHKASIAHYPGGRTDIVSNHGSTSATMGGVKEEPPTDGEVYSSEHEQCKVSEDSQGASESLFILADRACLTPAQYLKCLGKVEEIKFKPPFYVSIVSKSMRQFPMLNFVWQYAARYLLQKFAAGHHDGNNSSISLVLQREGKSRSWTTKLNYRHRTLDTTNRMGIYKGWESFAHDNHLREGDLCLFKLMDNEEQLTMMVYIVRR, from the exons ATGGAAGAGGAGACAACCTTTCAAGACTTGTTGGGTTTCGAGTTCTTCCTGATCCTACTCCCGAATTTCTTGAAGAAACTG aggctgccagacaagtTTGCCAAGGTGCTCGACGGCCGTGAGCTTCAGGAAGTGAAGCTGAGGGAGGACGGGCGcaggcgtcacttgtgggacatggaaGTAGTGTTGGACgcggagggccacatgtacctgggGCATGGATGGGAGCAGTTCGCCCGTGCTCACGGCCTGCGGCTCGGGCACTTCCTCGTCATAAGCTATGACAGCCATGTCGTGCTAACCGTGAAGGTGTTCGACCAGAGCATGTGCCGCAGGCACTACCAGCACGACAACGATGCCA GCAGTGCGAGCACCAGTGACAGTGGCAGCACCGTG CAGGGAGCAGAGGGAGAAGGGGAAGTGCCACCGCAGACAGGGGCAGAGGAAGACGATGGGGAGCAG GTCATATACAAGATGAGTAATCCATGCGATTCAGATGGAAGCCAGAAGGGAAGATGTTATTCTTCTGAGGAATTGTCAG CAGAAGACAGTCCATCTGTAGACAATTCTGTGGAGCCAGCTAATCTACAGACGGTTTCGAATAACTATGTCATATCAGCGCAGTGCTATCCTACAAAAGCACAGAAGGTGAAAATAGAcgcacttatagagaaaattcaacctaaaatCACAGTGCTAGTTGTACAGATGAAGAAGACGAATGCAAAACGGCATGGCACTCTG GTAATACAAAAGGATTATGCACGCGAGCACTTTCCATGTGAAGACACAACTGTCATACTCCAGCTGCCTGGGAAGAAAAAGCATTGGAAATGCACATTCCACATCACGCCATCTGGCATGCCTGATGCAGGTCGGCGCAACCTCAATTTGCGCAACTTTTCCTGTGACAATCATGTGAGTACTGGTGATATCTGCCTCTTTCAACCAATGACAAATGTTAAGCACAGAAGATTCAGAGTGACAGTCCATCTCCTTCACAAAGCGAGCATTGCGCATTACCCTGGTGGAAGAACTGACATTGTCTCGAATCATGGAAGTACAAGTGCCACGATGGGCGGTGTGAAGGAGGAACCACCTACCGATG GTGAAGTGTACTCTTCAGAACATGAACAATGTAAAGTCTCTGAGGATTCCCAGGGAGCTTCCGAGAGTCTCTTCATCCTGGCTGACAGAGCTTGTCTAACACCAGCACAGTATTTGAAATGTCTGGGGAAAGTTGAGGAGATTAAGTTCAAACCGCCCTTTTATGTTTCTATCGTGAGCAAGAGCATGCGTCAGTTTCCCATGCTA AACTTTGTCTGGCAGTACGCAGCCAGATATCTGCTTCAGAAGTTTGCTGCTGGCCATCATGATGGAAATAATAGTTCAATCAGTTTGGTGCTTCAGCGGGAGGGGAAGAGCAGATCATGGACTACCAAGCTGAATTATAGGCATCGCACGCTAGACACGACCAACCGGATGGGCATTTACAAAGGATGGGAGTCTTTTGCCCACGACAACCACCTGCGGGAGGGGGACCTCTGTCTCTTCAAGCTGATGGATAACGAGGAGCAGCTGACGATGATGGTCTACATCGTCCGCCGCTAG